The following nucleotide sequence is from Vicingaceae bacterium.
ATGTTGCCTTATGTGCCCTGTAGTTTGCACCAATCCTGAAAACCGGTCGTATTGGTGCGTTCTTCATCAAAATAAGGGTATCCTTCCATTCGGTAGTATTCGAGGTAAACTTGATATTTTTGGGGAACAATATATCGGCTTTTGATGTAATGGAATCTACTTTGAAATATTCTCCTCTCAATCCTAAAGTCAATGACAATCGTTCCCATTTTTTTTCAAACTGTCCATATAAAGCACTGTTCATCCCATTATGATCGCCATATAGCTCGGATTTTACCACATTAAAAATTTGCATGGCGCCACCGGACAAATTCCACCCCCGTGGCAGTTTGGTAACAATGCGATATTCCATGTAATACAAATCTGCATCTGACCCTTGTTTTGTAATACTGTTGTTGACCGTTCTATAAAACCTTGATTTGAAAGAATGGGTGGTTTTGTCAGATTTTCTGTATACGATATATGGATCCACATTTAACCTGTAACCATTGAAAAAATTCAATGTAGTAGCAGGAGTGTCGACGCCTCCTCTTGGTCTTAAAGCACCGGAATCGGCATTTTGCCATAATAAAAAATAACTTGCTTTCACCCACATGTATGAAGCATTTATTCCGGCATATAGTTTTTTATTTTCATTGAAATAATATTTTGTTTTGGTATTAATTCTTGCTCTTTGCTCTGTGGCTCCTTCCCGATACCCTTGGTCGGCAAATGCATTGCCTGACACAACATAAGAAAAACGGTTGACCAATCTGCCATGAGAAAAGTTCATTCCGGTGAAAATAGGATTGGCCCTTTCGCCCCACCATTTCAATGGTTTTCTTAATTGACCCGTTGAATCTCGTCTACTGCCTGTTGAATCAGGACGGACAGGATCATTATAAACACCATGAAAGAAAGATATTCTTGTTTCCGGCTCATTCGTCGGATCTTTCGTGATAATATTGATGATTCCATTGAGCGAGGATGAACCATACAACACACTTGACGCTCCTTTAATTACCTCTACCTGGGCAATGTTTTCGGTTGGCAAATAATTAAACTTTATATCGCCTGCATCTGCCGATAATAAAGGCAAATCATCGACCAAAACAGTTACACGGCTCCCGGCTCCATAACTGTATCCACTTCCTCCACGGATACTTACCTGCCCATCGTTAATATCCACGCCGGGTATCTGCTTCACTGCGGTTTCAAGATTGTATGTGTTGCGGTTTTCAATGAATTTTGGCTTGATTACCTCCATCGATACCGGCACCTCTTCTATCTTTTGCTCATATCTTGATGCCGAAATAATCACTGTGTTTAACAATACCTCTGCGGGTTTTAAAGAGATGGAAATGATTTTATCCTTGTCTTCGGGAAGCTTGATAGTTTTGACAAAATCTTGATATCCGATAAATTTCACGGTAATATTATGGCTTCCTTCATTGGCAGTAATCGTAAAGCTTCCGTCTATTTGTGACGAAGCAACGGGCTTGCCATCCAAAATAATTGTCGCCCCTACCAATAGCTCTTGAGAGTTTTCGTCTTTTACAATACCCTTGACCGTGTATTGATTTTGTGATTTCAATAAAAAAGGGGCAATTGTAAGCAAACAAACTGCCCCTTTATTCAATAGGTATTCTTTTATCTTAAACATCATTCCCCAACCTTTTCAAGATAAATTAATGAGCAACCACCAACTTCTCTGTTTTCAATGTTTTGCCTTGATTATTGACTTTGATAAAATAGATCCCATCCGGCAAATCATTCACATTCACCTGGATATTTTTGGCATTGGATATAGTCGTTTTGGCTTGGATTAATTCTCCCAATGTATTGTAAATTAAAACTTCCAAATTTTTGGCCTGAGCGTTAAATAAAATAAATCTGTCGTTGGCAGGATTCGGACTTATGCTTAAATCTTCACTGCGTATCAAAGAAACGCCTGCGGCGGGATCAATCACTATTTTATATCCATATGCCGTGTCTTTCTGTGGTGTTTGCAAACCTCCCACATAATATTCTACGGCTGCTTTCAAGGGATATGTGCCTGCTTGTCCCTGTTGTGGGTTACCTGAGATCAATGCACATCCGCTGGTCCCACCATTCCAAGTACAATTACCCGTATTGCAAGCATAAGAAAAATTTGCCGGTAGACCAACAATTGTTTTTAAAATCACTTTATCTACAGAAATAGGGAAACCATTGATGGTATCCGAAGCCGGTATAACAAAAGTGATAGTGGTAGAATATGGCACCCCTTCCTGGGCATGCGGAAGGTTCTGAATGGTATCCGGATAAATACCCGGTTGGGTATATTGAGGGTCCGGAGTACATTGACCGTAACTTACAACAGTGTTAGCAAATGCTAACATCATGACAAACATAAATTTGTAAATCTTTTTCATAGGCATTTTTTTTACAAATATCTAATTTTTTTTTTTAATTTAATTTTAAAAAATTAAATAAGGGAGAAATCCATTCTCCCTTTTAGCGTAAAACCTGGTAAAATCAATTTTAAGAAAAAACGTACATATTATTTTTCAATGTTGCATCAGCAATTTGTCTGCGTAAATTTTTATGGTTGATGATATCCGTTTTGGTAAAACGCTTTAACCCTACCATCATCATTCTCAGTTCGTCACCTTCGGCAAAAGCGGCAAGGGCGTCTTTACCATATTTAAAAATTTTGTCGGCAGTATCGTATATCAAAACTTGTGTAGCTGCTATTGCTTCTTTGTTGGCATCTTCGCCCATCATTTCGATGCGTTTCATGGTACCCAATAATGTTGATTCTGCCACATAAGTTAAAATAATCATATCGGACACATTCATCAAAATCTCTTGTTCCTTTGCCAACTCAGTCATTAACTTTTGAGCCGCAGATCCGGCTACCATCAATATCGCTTTCTTAAAATTAGTGATAGCTTTTTTCTCATTGGCAAATAAACTATTGTCTTCAGAGCCAAAATCGGGAATTTGCATTAACTCTTTAGCCACATTTTGAGCATGCGACAAGAGATCCAACTCTCCCTTCATTGCTTTTTTCAAAAGCATATCAACAATCAACAAGCGGTTAATTTCATTGGTTCCCTCAAAAATCCGGTTTATCCGGCTGTCTCTATATGCCCTTTCAACAGGTCCTTCGGCACTATAACCCATTCCTCCGTATATTTGTACGGCTTCATCCACCACATAATCGAGTGCCTCGGATCCGAAAACTTTCAATATGGCCGCTTCGATGGCATATTCTTTAATGGCAAACTTGTCTGCCTCTGTTTTGCTTTTACCTTCTTCCAACGACTGAATGATAGCATCTTCGATGTTTTTAGAACAACGGTAGAGAGCCGACTCGAGAGCATAAGTTTCTATGGTTTGTTGGGCCAATTTATACTTTATTGCTCCGTACTTACCAATCGGACGTCCAAATTGTTCGCGCTCATTGGCATATACTGCCGATTTTTTTATCAATTCTTTTGCTGCTCCTAATGCTGCACCGGCCAATTTGATACGCCCAATGTTAAGAATATAAAGTGCAATCTTAAAACCTTCCCCTCTTTCTCCCAATAAGTTTTCTACCGGTACAGGGCAATTATTAAAAAATACCTGGCGTGTAGAAGAACCTTTAATACCCATTTTCTTTTCCTCCGGATTCAATTCAATGCCTCCAAAGCCCTTTTCAACAATAAATGCACTCAAATTTTCATCATCGTCAATTTTAGCAAAAACTATAAACAAATCGGCAAATCCTGCATTGGTAATCCACATTTTTTGACCATTAATCAAGTAATGCTTTCCATCCGGGCTCAAAGTAGCTTTTGTTTTGCCTGAATTTGCATCTGAACCGGATCCGGGTTCGGTGAGGCAATAGCTCGCCTTCCATTCACCTGATGCAAGCTTAGGCAGATATTTCTTTTTTTGTTCTTCATTTCCAAAATATAAAATAGGCAAAGTACCAATTCCAGTATGAGCTGCAAATGCAACGGCAAAAGAATGCCCCGCCCCTATCTTTTCAGTCAATAGCATACCGGTTACGAAATCTTTCCCTAAACCTCCATATTCTTCAGGAATTGTGAGACCTAACATTCCAAGCTCCCCTGATTTTTCCAACAGTTTTGGCATTAATCCTTCTTCAAGAGAATCTATACGATCTAAAATGGGGAATATTTCTTGTTCTAAAAATGTTTGACAGGTTTCTGCAATCATTTTTTGTTCTTCGTCAAACATTTCGGGGATAAAAACAGATTTAAAATCTGTATCTTTTATAAGAAATTCCCCACCTTTCAAAGCTTTTATTTTCGATGTTTCCATATTGATATATTTTTAATTTAACAATTCAAAAATACCTGCAGCACCTTGACCGGTGCCAACACACATGGTTACCATGCCATATTTTTTGTTTCTCCTACGCAACTCATTCAAAATTTGCACAGTTAATTTTGCTCCGGTACATCCGAGGGGATGCCCCAAAGCAATGGCTCCTCCATTGACGTTGACAATCTCCTCATTCAATCCCAAAGTTTTGATCACTGCAACTGATTGTGATGCAAATGCTTCATTTAATTCAATCAAATCAATACTGTCTTGACTCAATCCGGCCAATTTCAATGCTTTTGGGATGGCTGCCACCGGTCCTATCCCCATTATTCTAGGCTCAACACCGGCCACGGCATATGAAACCAAACGTGCCACAGGTGTGAGATTATGTTGTTTCACAAACTCCTCCGAGCATACCAACACAAATGCGGCGCCATCGCTTGTTTGTGATGAGTTTCCGGCTGTGACGCAACCATTTTGGGCAAAGACAGGTTTCAACTTGCTTAACGCCTCCAAATTTGTATCCCGACGGGGACCTTCATCTTGATTTACCACCCAACTTCGGGTAGATTTTTTTCCGTTCTCATCAATATAATTTTCAGTAACCTCAATAGGTACAATCTCTTCGTCAAATAAATGGTTGTCAATTGCTCTGATGGCTTTTTGATGTGATTTCAAGGCAAATAAATCTTGTTCCTCCCGTGAAATGTTATATTCTTTTGCCACCGCCTCGGCTGTCAAGCCCATACCCCAATACCAATCCGGATGATTGAGGGCAATCGAAGGATTGGGTACTACTCTCCATCCGCCCATAGGAATTAAGCTCATCGATTCAGTACCTCCAGCAATAATACACTGAGCCAATCCGGCATTAATTTTACTCACCGCAATAGCTATGGTTTCTAAACCGGAAGAGCAATAACGATTGACAGTCATTCCGGGAACTTTTTCCGTATCAAGCCCCATTAACGAAATCAGACGTCCGACATTCAGCCCTTGCTCAGCTTCAGGCATAGCATTCCCTACAATCACATCGTCTATTTCTTCTTTATCTACATTTGGCACTTCTTTCAACAATGCTTTAATCACTTGGGCTGCCAGGTCGTCGGGACGAAAAAACCTGAAACCTCCTTTATTGGCTTTGCCTACAGCACTTCTTTTTCCGGCAACAATGTATACACTTTTCATATTCCTGTTTTTTTAATTTCTTAAAACTTTTCCTGTTGTAATCAAACTTTGCATTCTTTCAAGGGTCTTTTTATTCATACATAACTCCACAAATACTTTCCTTTCCAAATCAAGCAAATATTGTTCGCTGACTTGTGTGGATGAAGACAGATCTCCGCCGGCTAATATCCATCCCAATTTTTTGCTCATTTCTTGTTCGTATTCGGTGATATAATTTCCGGCAAGCATCGAATTTGCCCCAACGTAAACCAAACCCAGCGCTTCTTGCCCCAACACTTTGATATCCTTTCGAGGTTGTGGTTTAACATACCCTTTTTCCCACATCAACAAAGCACTTTGTTTGGCATATTGCAGCTGATGGTCTCGGCTGACAATCACTTCGTCCAACCCGGGTCTTAGATACCCAAGATCAAATGCTTCATAAGCAGAGGTGGAAACTTTGGCCTGACCTATCGTGAGAAATCTCTGACGAAACCTGTTAAGCTCTACATCGCCTTCTTTCAACTCATCAGAAAGACGTAATGCAAATTCTTTGGTGCCACCGCCGGCAGGTATGACCCCTACTCCAAACTCCACCAATCCCATATAAGTTTCGGCATGAGCCACTACTTTGTCTGAATGCATACAAAGCTCACATGCTCCACCCAATGTAAGATTATGTGGTGCTGCTATCACAGGAACAGAAGAATAGCGGATACGCATCATGGTATTTTGAAACATCCTTACGGCCATGTCCAATTCTTCATATTCTTGTTCGGCAGCAAGCATAAATATCATGCCGACATTGGCTCCTGCCGAAAAATTTTCTCCTTCATTGTATATCACCAATCCCTTGTAATCTTTTTCAGCAACATCCAAAGCATATTGAATGCCTTGCAGCACATCCCCGCCTATGGCATTCATTTTAGTGTGGAACTCCAATCCCAGGATGCCGTCACCCAGGTCAACCAGGGTAGTACCGGAATTTTTCCAAAGTGTATTAGTTTCTTTGAGATAACTCATCACCAAGATATCCTCATATCCGGGAACGGGCAAGAATGATTTTGAATTAATGTCATAATAATACTTCTTACCATCCCGTATTTCATAAAAATGGTCAATTCCTTCCGATAACATTGTTTCAACCCAGGCAGCAGGTTTAATGCCGGCCTCTTTCATTTTCTCTGCCACATTTTTCAGCCCTATGGCATCCCATGTTTCAAATGGTCCGAGAGACCAACCAAAACCGGCTTTGAGCGCTTCGTCTATTTTATAGATTTCATCGGCTATTTCGGGTATACGTTTGCTCACATATTCAAATAAAGATAAAAAACTTTTCCTGTAAAATTCCCCGGCTTTATCTTGTGACTCAAACAAAAATTTAATCCTTTGTTGTAAATTATCAATGGCTTTAGCTGCTTCCAATGAAGCAAATTTCACTTTCTTCATTGGACGGTATTCGCCTGTTTGAAGATCTAAAGCCAAAATCTCGCTTTCTCCGTTTTCTTTTTTTACTTTTTTGTAAAATCCTTGTTTGGTTTTATTGCCTAATTGATTATTTTCAATCATTTTCTTGACATAAGCCGGTATTTCAAAAAGATGATTGGCTTCGTCATTGGGGCAATTTTGTTTGAGCCCGTTTGCAACATGAACCAATGTATCCAATCCAACCACATCTGCCGTACGAAAGGTAGCCGACTTGGGGCGACCAAGAATCTGTCCGGTAAGTTTATCTACTTCTTCAATGGTAAGCCCCAGGTCATTAATCATGTGAAAAATTGACTGTATACCAAAGACCCCTATCCTGTTGGCAATAAACGCCGGAGTATCTTTACAAATCACTACCTTTTTACCTAAAATTTTACTTCCGAAATGCTTTAAAAACTCGATGATATCAGGATCAGTTTTTGGAGAAGGTATTATTTCCAGTAATTTCAAATACCTCGGTGGGTTAAAAAAATGTGTCCCTACAAAATTCTTGGCAAAATTTTCACTTCTTCCCTCGATCAACATATGAATAGGAATACCTGAAGTATTGGTGGAAATAATGGCATCCTTCCGGATAAACTTTTCTACTTTTTCAAAAATTTGTTGTTTGATATCCAACCTCTCAACCACTGCTTCTAAAACCCAATCACATTCGGAAATTTTGTCAAAATCATCTTCAAAATTTCCTGTAGTAATCCGGTTAGCGAAAGATTGATGATAAATCGGGGAGGGATTAGATTTTAAGGCATTCTTCAAAGATTCGTTCACAATCCTGTTTCTCACCTGTGGATGACTTAAATCAAGGCCTTTTTGCTTCTCTTCTTCAGTCAATTCTTTAGGAATAATATCCAATAATAAAACTTGTATGCCCACATTGGCAAAATGACATGCAATCCGGGACCCCATGATACCGGATCCCAATACTGCTATTTTCTCAATTTTTCTTCTCATTTGTTTGTTTTTTAAATTCTTCAATACTTTGATTGATTTTCTCCATTACTTTGAAAAAAGTATCTTTTTCTGATTTGTTTAGCTTGCTTAAGATTAACTCATTAAACGCACGAACAACTTTTCTGGCAATTTTTCTTTTTTTGGCACCTTCTTCGGTCAATTTCACCAAAACTTTTCTCCTGTCTTGTGTATCCGGAATCCTCACAATCAACCCTTGATCTTCCATGCTTTTCATGATGCGTGCAAGGGATGTTTTTTCAATACCCGACCTTGGCCCCAAATCCGTCACAAATGTTCCTTCTTCGTCTATATTTATAAGCAACATCCCAATTCCTTGTGTTGCCTGATATTCGCTGGCAATACTATTATACATTTTTACGATTCTCAACCACGTAGATTTTAAATGATAATCGATCGTTTCTTCAGGTTTCATGGCAAATATATTTAAAAATTTATTATGCTAACATAAATATTTGAAAAATTTAATTTGGCGTAAATATAGAATTTTTTTATTTGTATTTGGGCTTGTTAACAGAATTATAGAAATGACAACGGATTTCTTGTAAAACTTAATACTGAATATTTGAAAAAATTATGTTTCTTGACAAAAAAATTTATTAAAATTTAAACTCCGGCAAATAAAAAATTAAGTTTTTTGATACTCTTTTTCAAAAAATATTTCCAACTCAAATGAACAATTCCCACTCCCCTGTTTGTATACCATTAAGAAATTCTTTTGCAGTCATTTTTCTTTTACCTTCCGGTTGTAATTCATCAATTTTCAATGTACCCTCGGGAGACGATATTTCAAAATATTCTTTTTCTTGCTTATTCCAAGTCAAATCTGTCGTTTTTTTATTTTCGTCAAATTCTGCATGATAGGCCTTGATTAAAAGTGGTTTTTGACGGTTTATATTTTTCAAATAAAAAATCGAACCCGGATAAGGAGACAAACCCAAAATTTTACGATATGCCGGCAATAGTCCGTTTTTCCAATCGATTACGCAATCGCGGGTATAAATTTTAGGTGCTTTTTTCAAGGTCTCATCGAAGGTGATCTGAGGTTTTGGTTTTATTGTATTTTTTTCAATTCCCTTTAAAGTTTCTACCAACAATAACCCTCCTTTATTCATCAACACATCATGCAATTGTCCGGCAGTCATTCCGGGACTGATAAAGACCTCTTCCTGCATGAGTATATCTCCGGTGTCAATGTTATCATTGATAAAAAAAGTGGTTACTCCGGTTTTCTTTTCTCCATTGATGATAACCCAATTGATAGGTGCCGCCCCCCGGTATTGAGGCAACAATGATGCATGAAGGTTGATTGTCCCGATACGGGGAATTTTCCAAATAACCCCGGGCAATTTTTTGAAAGCGACTACTACAATTAAGTCCGGATTAAGTTGTTGTAATTTTTCTACCAATGCGGGATCGGTCAAGTTTTCATATTGCCAAACCGGAATCCCATATTCTTGTGCTTTTATTTTAACTTCCGGAGCTTTAAGTTTCAATCCTCTACCGGCAGGTTTGTCGGGGGGAGTAACCACGGCCTCCGGCTTAAAACCGTGTTTTAAAAGTATTTCCAACACACCTGCAGCAAAAGCAGGCGTGCCCATATAAACCCATTTTAAATTTTTTTCGGTTGCCATCTTATTTTTTTTAAAAAATAAAAACACAATGCCGCAAAAATGCCAAAATATATCCATTCACTCATCCATGCATGCGTAACATTGCCTCCTAAACGGAAAATGATTATCCAGGCACTTGTGATGTAAATCAATATACTAATCAATTCTATGAAAAACGCCTGCTTGGTATAACCCAATCCTGCAATTGCCTGATAAAAATTGGTAGACACAGAAAAAATAAAAAAAGCCCCCCCTATTACCCAAAGTACGGGCTTAGTCATTTCTATAAGCTCAGGCATGGTAGTATATTGTGACACGATAAACTCACCTCCAAACAATAGAACGATTATTGACAGTATGTTCCAAACCCAACTCAAGTTTAATGCAGAACGTAAAATCGATGAGATTTTTGATAAGTCACCCGAACCGGAAAGGTTTGCCGTCAATGTATTGACTGCTATAGAAATGGAAAAAACAGGTATCATAAAAAACATATACAAGCTGCGGACAATATGCGAAACTGCAAGTGATTTCCAATCGATGTGCTCGACGAAGTTAAAAAACAAATACCAGGCACCCATAGCTACCGAACCTTGCATGATCAATGGCAAAGAAACATTAAAAATGGTCTTGAAACAGGTCCATTTATATCGAAATTTACGATACCATGGATATTTTTCTGAAAAAAACTTCCTGTAAAATGTCCAAAGTAAAATCAATCCGGCAATTTCGGACAATACCGAAGCAATGGCTGCGCCTTGCAAACCCCATCCTTTCCAATGGCCAAATCCAAAAATGAAAATATAATCAAGGATAATATTTAACCCAACAGAAATGGTTGTGGCAATGGAGATGATTTTGGTTTTTTGAATGGCTGTATAAAAAGAGTGAAAAAGCATGGAAACGACAACAGGCAGTAATCCCCAAATTCTGTATCGAATAAACAAAACGGATTGGCCGGCAATAAAATCCGAACTATTGAGATGAAATGCCATCACTTTAAAAAAGAATAAAACAAAAATGATTATGCAAATGGCCAAAACCAATAAAACAGCAAATCCATGTTGAAAATATTCCGGAATTTCTTGCGGTTTATTTTCTCCCAATCTTCGTGACATGATGATTTGAATGCCATTGGAGAGGCCTGCCAATGAGTAAACAACAAAAAAATAAAACAATGCTGCGTTGCCGGCAGCTGCCATCACTTGCTCATCAAACCTGGCAAGAAACACCGTATCGGCCAATTGCAAAAGTGCTGTGGAGAAACCACTGATGGTCAGAGGCCATGCTATGTTTAAAATTTGCCGTACATTATTCTTCATAGCTTTGTCATGAAAACGGTTTCTTGTAAATTAACAATCCTTTTAAATAGGACCCTTCAGGATGAAAAATATTCACCGGATGGTCGGATGATTGGTGTAATCTTTTGAGAATAACCGCGGGTGTTTTTGCCTCAATGGCAGCCGCACGCAAAATATCTTCGAACATTGCATTGCTGATGGCTTGAGAGCATGAAAATGTAAAAAGCAAACCTCCGGTCATTAATTTTTTCAGGGCGATGGCATTTATGCGTTTATATGCAACATAGGCCTGATGACGGGCTTTATGATTTTTGGCAA
It contains:
- a CDS encoding acyl-CoA dehydrogenase, with amino-acid sequence METSKIKALKGGEFLIKDTDFKSVFIPEMFDEEQKMIAETCQTFLEQEIFPILDRIDSLEEGLMPKLLEKSGELGMLGLTIPEEYGGLGKDFVTGMLLTEKIGAGHSFAVAFAAHTGIGTLPILYFGNEEQKKKYLPKLASGEWKASYCLTEPGSGSDANSGKTKATLSPDGKHYLINGQKMWITNAGFADLFIVFAKIDDDENLSAFIVEKGFGGIELNPEEKKMGIKGSSTRQVFFNNCPVPVENLLGERGEGFKIALYILNIGRIKLAGAALGAAKELIKKSAVYANEREQFGRPIGKYGAIKYKLAQQTIETYALESALYRCSKNIEDAIIQSLEEGKSKTEADKFAIKEYAIEAAILKVFGSEALDYVVDEAVQIYGGMGYSAEGPVERAYRDSRINRIFEGTNEINRLLIVDMLLKKAMKGELDLLSHAQNVAKELMQIPDFGSEDNSLFANEKKAITNFKKAILMVAGSAAQKLMTELAKEQEILMNVSDMIILTYVAESTLLGTMKRIEMMGEDANKEAIAATQVLIYDTADKIFKYGKDALAAFAEGDELRMMMVGLKRFTKTDIINHKNLRRQIADATLKNNMYVFS
- a CDS encoding acetyl-CoA acetyltransferase, with the translated sequence MKSVYIVAGKRSAVGKANKGGFRFFRPDDLAAQVIKALLKEVPNVDKEEIDDVIVGNAMPEAEQGLNVGRLISLMGLDTEKVPGMTVNRYCSSGLETIAIAVSKINAGLAQCIIAGGTESMSLIPMGGWRVVPNPSIALNHPDWYWGMGLTAEAVAKEYNISREEQDLFALKSHQKAIRAIDNHLFDEEIVPIEVTENYIDENGKKSTRSWVVNQDEGPRRDTNLEALSKLKPVFAQNGCVTAGNSSQTSDGAAFVLVCSEEFVKQHNLTPVARLVSYAVAGVEPRIMGIGPVAAIPKALKLAGLSQDSIDLIELNEAFASQSVAVIKTLGLNEEIVNVNGGAIALGHPLGCTGAKLTVQILNELRRRNKKYGMVTMCVGTGQGAAGIFELLN
- a CDS encoding 3-hydroxyacyl-CoA dehydrogenase; translation: MRRKIEKIAVLGSGIMGSRIACHFANVGIQVLLLDIIPKELTEEEKQKGLDLSHPQVRNRIVNESLKNALKSNPSPIYHQSFANRITTGNFEDDFDKISECDWVLEAVVERLDIKQQIFEKVEKFIRKDAIISTNTSGIPIHMLIEGRSENFAKNFVGTHFFNPPRYLKLLEIIPSPKTDPDIIEFLKHFGSKILGKKVVICKDTPAFIANRIGVFGIQSIFHMINDLGLTIEEVDKLTGQILGRPKSATFRTADVVGLDTLVHVANGLKQNCPNDEANHLFEIPAYVKKMIENNQLGNKTKQGFYKKVKKENGESEILALDLQTGEYRPMKKVKFASLEAAKAIDNLQQRIKFLFESQDKAGEFYRKSFLSLFEYVSKRIPEIADEIYKIDEALKAGFGWSLGPFETWDAIGLKNVAEKMKEAGIKPAAWVETMLSEGIDHFYEIRDGKKYYYDINSKSFLPVPGYEDILVMSYLKETNTLWKNSGTTLVDLGDGILGLEFHTKMNAIGGDVLQGIQYALDVAEKDYKGLVIYNEGENFSAGANVGMIFMLAAEQEYEELDMAVRMFQNTMMRIRYSSVPVIAAPHNLTLGGACELCMHSDKVVAHAETYMGLVEFGVGVIPAGGGTKEFALRLSDELKEGDVELNRFRQRFLTIGQAKVSTSAYEAFDLGYLRPGLDEVIVSRDHQLQYAKQSALLMWEKGYVKPQPRKDIKVLGQEALGLVYVGANSMLAGNYITEYEQEMSKKLGWILAGGDLSSSTQVSEQYLLDLERKVFVELCMNKKTLERMQSLITTGKVLRN
- a CDS encoding MarR family transcriptional regulator; this encodes MKPEETIDYHLKSTWLRIVKMYNSIASEYQATQGIGMLLINIDEEGTFVTDLGPRSGIEKTSLARIMKSMEDQGLIVRIPDTQDRRKVLVKLTEEGAKKRKIARKVVRAFNELILSKLNKSEKDTFFKVMEKINQSIEEFKKQTNEKKN
- the fmt gene encoding methionyl-tRNA formyltransferase, producing MATEKNLKWVYMGTPAFAAGVLEILLKHGFKPEAVVTPPDKPAGRGLKLKAPEVKIKAQEYGIPVWQYENLTDPALVEKLQQLNPDLIVVVAFKKLPGVIWKIPRIGTINLHASLLPQYRGAAPINWVIINGEKKTGVTTFFINDNIDTGDILMQEEVFISPGMTAGQLHDVLMNKGGLLLVETLKGIEKNTIKPKPQITFDETLKKAPKIYTRDCVIDWKNGLLPAYRKILGLSPYPGSIFYLKNINRQKPLLIKAYHAEFDENKKTTDLTWNKQEKEYFEISSPEGTLKIDELQPEGKRKMTAKEFLNGIQTGEWELFI
- a CDS encoding MATE family efflux transporter → MKNNVRQILNIAWPLTISGFSTALLQLADTVFLARFDEQVMAAAGNAALFYFFVVYSLAGLSNGIQIIMSRRLGENKPQEIPEYFQHGFAVLLVLAICIIIFVLFFFKVMAFHLNSSDFIAGQSVLFIRYRIWGLLPVVVSMLFHSFYTAIQKTKIISIATTISVGLNIILDYIFIFGFGHWKGWGLQGAAIASVLSEIAGLILLWTFYRKFFSEKYPWYRKFRYKWTCFKTIFNVSLPLIMQGSVAMGAWYLFFNFVEHIDWKSLAVSHIVRSLYMFFMIPVFSISIAVNTLTANLSGSGDLSKISSILRSALNLSWVWNILSIIVLLFGGEFIVSQYTTMPELIEMTKPVLWVIGGAFFIFSVSTNFYQAIAGLGYTKQAFFIELISILIYITSAWIIIFRLGGNVTHAWMSEWIYFGIFAALCFYFLKKIRWQPKKI